From the Desulfohalovibrio reitneri genome, one window contains:
- a CDS encoding MFS transporter: MTKWIVLAAGVAIQMILGGVYAWSEFVPVLTDEYGLSRSQCGMIFGATIAMFTLTMIPAGRVLQKYGPRVTASIGAVLFASGYLLASFSQGEFVMLLVCLSGIAGAGIGFGYICPLTVGMKWFPDNKGLVTGVAVAGFGGGAVLLSTIAQHLLADVGLDVMRVFFFIGLGSGVIALTGAMLMRLPQGETSAANVDTPEPAAGSVFKSRNFALIFLGMFCGTFAGLLVVGNLKPLALSLGLSAASATLSISLFAMGNAAGRILWGQIHDRIGSRQAITFSLCFLGLCLLPLLTGAPGTMVLATVFLVGMGFGACFVVYASSVVELFGTRLFPKLYPVCFLGYGLAALVGPPVGGWIADTTGSYIPAVILSAAIVLGMAPVAWAMFRRPAAYACE; encoded by the coding sequence ATGACCAAGTGGATAGTCCTGGCCGCCGGAGTCGCCATACAGATGATTCTGGGCGGCGTGTACGCCTGGAGCGAGTTCGTGCCCGTCCTGACCGACGAATACGGCCTGAGCAGAAGCCAGTGCGGCATGATCTTCGGCGCCACCATCGCCATGTTCACCCTGACCATGATCCCCGCCGGGCGCGTGCTGCAGAAGTACGGCCCGCGCGTCACCGCCTCCATCGGGGCCGTCCTCTTCGCCTCGGGCTACCTGCTCGCCTCCTTCTCCCAGGGCGAGTTCGTCATGCTGCTGGTCTGCCTCAGCGGCATCGCCGGAGCGGGCATCGGGTTCGGCTACATCTGCCCCCTCACCGTGGGCATGAAATGGTTCCCGGACAATAAGGGACTGGTCACGGGCGTGGCCGTGGCAGGGTTCGGCGGCGGCGCGGTGCTCCTCTCCACCATTGCCCAGCACCTGCTGGCGGACGTGGGCCTGGACGTGATGCGGGTGTTCTTCTTCATCGGCCTGGGCTCCGGCGTCATAGCCCTGACCGGCGCCATGCTCATGCGCCTGCCCCAAGGGGAAACAAGCGCCGCGAATGTCGATACCCCAGAACCGGCGGCGGGCAGCGTGTTCAAGTCGCGCAATTTCGCGCTCATCTTCCTGGGCATGTTCTGCGGCACCTTCGCCGGGCTGCTGGTGGTGGGCAACCTCAAGCCGCTGGCCCTGTCCCTGGGACTTTCGGCGGCCTCGGCCACGCTGTCCATCTCCCTGTTCGCCATGGGCAACGCCGCTGGCCGCATCCTGTGGGGGCAAATCCACGACAGGATTGGCTCTCGCCAGGCCATCACCTTCTCCCTCTGCTTCCTCGGCCTGTGCCTGCTGCCCCTGCTCACCGGCGCGCCCGGAACCATGGTGCTGGCCACGGTCTTTCTGGTGGGCATGGGCTTCGGGGCCTGCTTCGTGGTCTACGCCTCGTCCGTGGTGGAGCTCTTCGGCACCCGGCTTTTCCCCAAGCTCTACCCCGTCTGCTTCCTGGGCTACGGCCTGGCCGCCCTGGTGGGACCGCCCGTGGGCGGATGGATAGCCGACACCACCGGCTCCTACATTCCCGCGGTCATCCTCAGCGCGGCCATTGTTCTGGGCATGGCGCCCGTGGCCTGGGCGATGTTCAGGCGCCCCGCCGCCTACGCCTGCGAGTAG
- a CDS encoding helix-turn-helix transcriptional regulator, with translation MQTHSSSWTFLTNHSHVLLCLSRAPGMRMREIAAEVGITERAVQRIVSDLCEAGYIERTREGRHNKYILHRNATLRHPLERHCRIGEMLDLLEKKTETDE, from the coding sequence ATGCAAACCCATTCGTCTTCCTGGACTTTCCTCACCAACCATTCCCACGTGCTGCTCTGCCTGTCCCGCGCCCCGGGCATGCGCATGCGGGAGATAGCGGCCGAGGTGGGCATCACGGAGCGCGCGGTGCAGCGCATTGTTTCCGACCTGTGCGAGGCCGGCTACATCGAGCGCACGCGCGAGGGGCGGCACAACAAGTACATCCTCCACCGGAACGCCACGCTGCGGCACCCGCTGGAACGGCACTGCCGCATCGGCGAAATGCTCGACCTGCTTGAAAAGAAAACGGAGACCGACGAATGA